Part of the Erwinia amylovora genome is shown below.
ATAAATTCAGTCACGCTGGTGTCCTGTGCCATATCGGCTATCACATCGCCTAAGGCGTTGTTAACAACCTGAGTGATTTTGTCGTTGGTTGCGGAAAACGCGCCTTCAACGCTGTTAGTCTGACGATAGTTCTTCACCTGCTTACTGCCATTTTTGGCGGTGGCGATGATTGAAATATCCGCTTTAGTGGTAATGCTGTAACGGACGTTGCCCTGTGTAACGTCGGCATAAAGGTTATTCACGACGATTTGCAGGTCAACCGCACCGGCAGGCCCGACCATATAACCGCGTGCTGTCATCTGTTTTTCCAGGGTTTCCTGCAGCAGGAAACGCAGATCGCGTGAAGGCGTAAGCGTCACCAACTGACCATCGCGATTGACTTTGGCCAGTGCCTGATCGCTGCGCCTGTCGGCACCATTAATGCTGACAGTGGTAGCCATAAGGGCGGGATCACGCTGTGGCAACTGAATTTTCGGTGAAACATCAAGCGTATTGCTGTTACTTGCACAGCCAGCCAGAACAAATACAGCCAGCAGAGGGAAGATGATTTTTTTTAACATGCTTTTTTCTCGATTGCGTGAAAAGTATTGCTGATAAAACTGCGGCCATCATATCATTGCCTGCCAGCAGAGGAACCCCTGTAGCGCGTAAATTCATTGCGCTGCCATCGGCGGTTTGACTCCAATACCGGCGCTATGTTGCAACGGATTCATTCACTTTTCGCCGTGCGCTGATTAAACGTGTTACATATAGTCAGTTTTATCTGAAAACGACTACGATTTACAGGGATAGAGAGTTGATCGCTGCATCAGAGGAGTCCTGTTATGGTCCGTGAAGAAATAGAAGATAAGTTACGTACGGCGTTTTCTCCGGTGCATCTTGAGGTGCAAGACGAAAGCTATCGTCACAACGTGCCTGCGGGGGCGGAAAGTCATTTTAAGGTGGTTATCGTTAGCGAAAGCTTTAACGATCATCGTCTGCTTTCCCGGCACCGTGCTATTTACGCCGTGTTGGCTGAAGAACTGGCAGGCAGCGTGCACGCGCTGGCCCTGCACAGTTACACGCTAAAAGAGTGGGAAGCATTGCAGGATACGGTGCCGGCATCGCCCAACTGCCGTGGTGCCGGCATCCTGTCTTAACATACGCTAAACGCGTTGACGAAGAACGTTATCATCAGTCTGGCCACCTGTTTTTGAGGTGGCCTT
Proteins encoded:
- a CDS encoding lipoprotein; the encoded protein is MLKKIIFPLLAVFVLAGCASNSNTLDVSPKIQLPQRDPALMATTVSINGADRRSDQALAKVNRDGQLVTLTPSRDLRFLLQETLEKQMTARGYMVGPAGAVDLQIVVNNLYADVTQGNVRYSITTKADISIIATAKNGSKQVKNYRQTNSVEGAFSATNDKITQVVNNALGDVIADMAQDTSVTEFIKQNAR
- the bolA gene encoding transcriptional regulator BolA; this translates as MVREEIEDKLRTAFSPVHLEVQDESYRHNVPAGAESHFKVVIVSESFNDHRLLSRHRAIYAVLAEELAGSVHALALHSYTLKEWEALQDTVPASPNCRGAGILS